AACATGCAGGAAGGCTCCTCCAATGTGCTGGAAAACTCCCTCGTGCTCTTCGGCTCGAACATCAGCACCGGCCAGGCGCACAACGGCAAAAACATCCCCGTGATCCTCTCCGGCAACGCCGGGGGCCGATTGAAAACCGGCCGTCACATCGCCACCAAGAACCAACCGATCGGCGACCTGCACCGCTCCATCCTCGATATGATGAACGTGGAGGCCAAAATCGGCAAAGGCTCCGCCACCATCAAAGGCATCTAACGCTTCCACCTATCCTATTTTCACCCCACTCCCATCACACGATGACCAAAGCACTCCTCAGCCTCCTTTTACTCGTCCCCATGGCAGGTCTAACATCCGCCAAACCCTTGCCAGAATCTCCGGATAAAGCGGAAAAACCTTACACCAATCTGATCAAAGGAAAGTGGGTGCATCAGGAGGAGCCGGTGATCGAGGACGGCCTGCCATTCTGGTTCTACGCCGATCGCAAACTGAAGTCCGCCAGAAGTGGCAAGAAGCACCCGCTGGTCATCGTCTTACACGGTCGCAGGAACAAGGCGAAGCCCGGTGACAAGTTCAAGGTCCAGAGCATCGCCACCATCTGGACCAAGGAGAAGATTTACAAGGAGCACCCCTGCTTCGTGGTGCAGCCCTACTACCCGCCAAAGGGTGGCTGGGAAAAGATCCCTGAGAAAATCGACGAGCTGGTGAAGCATCTCACC
This window of the Oceaniferula flava genome carries:
- a CDS encoding dienelactone hydrolase family protein → MTKALLSLLLLVPMAGLTSAKPLPESPDKAEKPYTNLIKGKWVHQEEPVIEDGLPFWFYADRKLKSARSGKKHPLVIVLHGRRNKAKPGDKFKVQSIATIWTKEKIYKEHPCFVVQPYYPPKGGWEKIPEKIDELVKHLTSHLPVDMKRIYLVGFSNGGQGTFLTLARQPDWFAGAVTMAGPVSPKQVVGKIKAPVWCWVGGNDTDLNKNVRLPALAKQLQKLDDRVKLNIVPGGGHGCAPQSIGTDKVRDWLFDQRLP